Part of the Elusimicrobiota bacterium genome, AGGTCGTCGGTTTTGGCGCGCTGGCGGACCGGGGGGAAATTGAAGTTCAATTTCCGGCGCCCAAGCACACCCTCTTAAGATTGCCGCTGGTGACCTATCAACCGGAGAGCTGCCCGATGTGCGAGCAGGGGATCCCGCTTGTGAAACCGGGCAGCCGGCCGGAACCTGCCTGCCGGCAGGCAGGGCCGGCGGAGAAGCCGTCATGATCACGTACAAAAAATCCGGGGTGGACGTGGATGCAGGCAACGAGCTCGTCCGGCGGATCAAAAAACTCTCGCCGGTGATCGGCGGATTCGCCGGTCTTTTTCCCATGCCCGGGGGACTTCAATCACCTCAGCTGGTCGGCTGCACTGACGGCGTGGGAACGAAACTGAAGATCGCTTTTCTGGCGGACCGTCATGACACCGTGGGGATCGACCTCGTGGCCATGAACGTGAACGACCTTCTGTGCTGCGGAGCGAAGCCGCTTTTCTTCCTGGATTATTTCGCCTGCGGGAAACTGGACGTGGGCGTGGCTGAGAAAGTCATCAAGGGCATCGTGGAAGGATGCCGCCAATCGGATTGCCAGCTTCTGGGCGGGGAAACCGCTGAGATGCCGGGTTTTTACAAAGCAGGGGAGTATGATCTGGCCGGTTTTGCCGTTGGCGTGGTGGACAAAAGCCGCGTGATCGACGGGCATACGATCAAACCGGGCGATGTGGTGCTGGGGCTTCCCTCCTCGGGGATCCATTCCAACGGGTACTCGCTCGTCCGCAACGTTTTTTCGGAACGGGAACTCAAAGCGCGTTGGAAGGAGTTTTTAGAGCCCACCACGATTTACGTGAGCGCGCTCAAATCCCTTCAGGAGTCGGAGCGGTGCGTGATCAAGGGAATGGCGCATATCACCGGTGGGGGATTCATTGACAATATCCCGCGCGTGCTGCCCAAGGGGTTACAGGTCTGCATCACCGCGCGCAGCTGGCCCATCCCGGAACTGTTCCACGAGATTCAGAAGCGCGCCAAGCTGCCGGACGAGGAGATGTTCCGGACGCTGAACATGGGGATTGGCCTCGTGCTCGTGGTGTCGCCGAACGACGTGTCGGCGGTCGAGAGTCATTTGAAAACGGTTTATCCCATTGGTGTGATCGAAGAAGGATCGCGGGAGATCCGGTTTGCCTAACCCGGTCCGGGTGGCTGTGCTGGTCTCGGGGGGAGGCAGCAACCTCGAAGCTCTTTTAAAAGCCAAAGCCGCCGGTGAGTTGCCCCGGGTGGAGTTTGTCCGGGTGGTTTCCAGCAAGCCCGGAGTGTTCGCGCTCGAACGGGCGAAGCAGTACGGTGTCCCGTTCGTGGTGGTGGAGCGGCAAGCCTTCGCGGATGAAGAGCGTTTTCAGCGGGCGTTGGAGGGGGCGCTCGTTGAAGTGAAGGTGGATGTGATTTGTCTGGCGGGTTATCTGCGTCGGCTCGACCGCCGCTTGATCGAGCGCTACCGGGGCCGGATCTTGAATATCCACCCGGCGCTTCTTCCGAAATTCGGCGGCGCAGGGCTCTACGGGCATCGCGTGCACGAAGCGGTCCTGGCCAGCGGAGAGGCCGAGTCCGGGTGCACGGTGCATCTGGTAGATGAGGAGTATGATCACGGGCCGGTTCTGGCGCAGGCGCGCGTGCCGGTGCTTAAAAACGATACGCCGGAGCAGTTGGCCGCACGGGTTCTGGAGCAGGAGCATCGGCTCTACCCGAAAACTCTGAGGCAGTTCACGGAAAAATTAGTATGAAAATCCGTTTATTCAACAGTCGTCATCCCCGAGTGTCTCTGTCGGGGATCCATCATGCCGTGCGACAGCCTTTCTGGATTCCCCGCCAGTGGCCGCGGGGAATGACGATCAGTGAGATACGAGGCATTTATGATTGATCGATACACTCGACCTGAGATGGGAAAATTGTGGACCGACGAGCACCGTTTCGAAAAAATGCTCGAGGTGGAACTCCTGGCC contains:
- the purM gene encoding phosphoribosylformylglycinamidine cyclo-ligase, encoding MTYKKSGVDVDAGNELVRRIKKLSPVIGGFAGLFPMPGGLQSPQLVGCTDGVGTKLKIAFLADRHDTVGIDLVAMNVNDLLCCGAKPLFFLDYFACGKLDVGVAEKVIKGIVEGCRQSDCQLLGGETAEMPGFYKAGEYDLAGFAVGVVDKSRVIDGHTIKPGDVVLGLPSSGIHSNGYSLVRNVFSERELKARWKEFLEPTTIYVSALKSLQESERCVIKGMAHITGGGFIDNIPRVLPKGLQVCITARSWPIPELFHEIQKRAKLPDEEMFRTLNMGIGLVLVVSPNDVSAVESHLKTVYPIGVIEEGSREIRFA
- the purN gene encoding phosphoribosylglycinamide formyltransferase encodes the protein MPNPVRVAVLVSGGGSNLEALLKAKAAGELPRVEFVRVVSSKPGVFALERAKQYGVPFVVVERQAFADEERFQRALEGALVEVKVDVICLAGYLRRLDRRLIERYRGRILNIHPALLPKFGGAGLYGHRVHEAVLASGEAESGCTVHLVDEEYDHGPVLAQARVPVLKNDTPEQLAARVLEQEHRLYPKTLRQFTEKLV